Proteins from one Rhinopithecus roxellana isolate Shanxi Qingling chromosome 20, ASM756505v1, whole genome shotgun sequence genomic window:
- the NME3 gene encoding nucleoside diphosphate kinase 3 isoform X1: MQLVPEPLEETWPPQLPSGPPRLLGFGVQVKQPPYVRPRRPPRRDQASLSAGPAPGATAPPRGARARTAIMICLVLTIFANLFPAACIGAHERTFLAVKPDGVQRRLVGEIVRRFERKGFKLVALKLVQASEELLREHYAELRERPFYGRLVKYMASGPVVAMVWQGLDVVRSSRALIGATNPADAPPGTIRGDFCIEVGKNLIHGSDSVESARREIALWFRADELLCWEDSAGHWLYE; the protein is encoded by the exons ATGCAGTTAGTGCCCGAGCCACTGGAGGAGACTTGGCCTCCGCAGCTGCCCTCTGGCCCCCCACGGCTGCTGGGTTTCGGGGTGCAAGTGAAGCAGCCTCCCTACGTGCGTCCGCGGAGGCCGCCGCGCCGGGACCAGGCCTCTTTAAGCGCAGGCCCCGCCCCGGGCGCCACCGCCCCGCCCCGCGGAGCCCGCGCCCGCACCGCCATCATGATCTGCCTGGTGCTGACTATCTTCGCCAACCTCTTCCCCGCCG CTTGCATCGGCGCACACGAGCGCACCTTCCTGGCCGTGAAGCCGGACGGCGTGCAGCGGCGGCTGGTGGGCGAGATCGTGCGGCGCTTCGAGAGGAAGGGCTTCAAGTTGGTGGCGCTGAAGCTGGTGCAG GCCTCCGAGGAGCTGCTGCGCGAGCACTACGCCGAGCTGCGTGAACGCCCGTTCTACGGCCGCCTGGTCAAGTATATGGCCTCCGGGCCGGTGGTGGCCATG GTATGGCAGGGGCTGGACGTGGTGCGCAGCTCGCGGGCGCTCATCGGGGCCACGAACCCGGCCGACGCCCCGCCCGGCACCATCCGCGGGGATTTCTGCATCGAGGTTGGCAA GAACTTGATTCACGGCAGCGACTCGGTGGAGAGTGCCCGCCGCGAGATCGCGCTCTGGTTCCGCGCAGACGAGCTCCTGTGTTGGGAGGACAGCGCCGGGCACTGGCTGTATGAGTAG
- the NME3 gene encoding nucleoside diphosphate kinase 3 isoform X2: MQLVPEPLEETWPPQLPSGPPRLLGFGVQVKQPPYVRPRRPPRRDQASLSAGPAPGATAPPRGARARTAIMICLVLTIFANLFPAACIGAHERTFLAVKPDGVQRRLVGEIVRRFERKGFKLVALKLVQASEELLREHYAELRERPFYGRLVKYMASGPVVAMVWQGLDVVRSSRALIGATNPADAPPGTIRGDFCIEELDSRQRLGGECPPRDRALVPRRRAPVLGGQRRALAV; the protein is encoded by the exons ATGCAGTTAGTGCCCGAGCCACTGGAGGAGACTTGGCCTCCGCAGCTGCCCTCTGGCCCCCCACGGCTGCTGGGTTTCGGGGTGCAAGTGAAGCAGCCTCCCTACGTGCGTCCGCGGAGGCCGCCGCGCCGGGACCAGGCCTCTTTAAGCGCAGGCCCCGCCCCGGGCGCCACCGCCCCGCCCCGCGGAGCCCGCGCCCGCACCGCCATCATGATCTGCCTGGTGCTGACTATCTTCGCCAACCTCTTCCCCGCCG CTTGCATCGGCGCACACGAGCGCACCTTCCTGGCCGTGAAGCCGGACGGCGTGCAGCGGCGGCTGGTGGGCGAGATCGTGCGGCGCTTCGAGAGGAAGGGCTTCAAGTTGGTGGCGCTGAAGCTGGTGCAG GCCTCCGAGGAGCTGCTGCGCGAGCACTACGCCGAGCTGCGTGAACGCCCGTTCTACGGCCGCCTGGTCAAGTATATGGCCTCCGGGCCGGTGGTGGCCATG GTATGGCAGGGGCTGGACGTGGTGCGCAGCTCGCGGGCGCTCATCGGGGCCACGAACCCGGCCGACGCCCCGCCCGGCACCATCCGCGGGGATTTCTGCATCGAG GAACTTGATTCACGGCAGCGACTCGGTGGAGAGTGCCCGCCGCGAGATCGCGCTCTGGTTCCGCGCAGACGAGCTCCTGTGTTGGGAGGACAGCGCCGGGCACTGGCTGTATGA
- the NME3 gene encoding nucleoside diphosphate kinase 3 isoform X3 — protein sequence MQLVPEPLEETWPPQLPSGPPRLLGFGVQVKQPPYVRPRRPPRRDQASLSAGPAPGATAPPRGARARTAIMICLVLTIFANLFPAACIGAHERTFLAVKPDGVQRRLVGEIVRRFERKGFKLVALKLVQVWQGLDVVRSSRALIGATNPADAPPGTIRGDFCIEVGKNLIHGSDSVESARREIALWFRADELLCWEDSAGHWLYE from the exons ATGCAGTTAGTGCCCGAGCCACTGGAGGAGACTTGGCCTCCGCAGCTGCCCTCTGGCCCCCCACGGCTGCTGGGTTTCGGGGTGCAAGTGAAGCAGCCTCCCTACGTGCGTCCGCGGAGGCCGCCGCGCCGGGACCAGGCCTCTTTAAGCGCAGGCCCCGCCCCGGGCGCCACCGCCCCGCCCCGCGGAGCCCGCGCCCGCACCGCCATCATGATCTGCCTGGTGCTGACTATCTTCGCCAACCTCTTCCCCGCCG CTTGCATCGGCGCACACGAGCGCACCTTCCTGGCCGTGAAGCCGGACGGCGTGCAGCGGCGGCTGGTGGGCGAGATCGTGCGGCGCTTCGAGAGGAAGGGCTTCAAGTTGGTGGCGCTGAAGCTGGTGCAG GTATGGCAGGGGCTGGACGTGGTGCGCAGCTCGCGGGCGCTCATCGGGGCCACGAACCCGGCCGACGCCCCGCCCGGCACCATCCGCGGGGATTTCTGCATCGAGGTTGGCAA GAACTTGATTCACGGCAGCGACTCGGTGGAGAGTGCCCGCCGCGAGATCGCGCTCTGGTTCCGCGCAGACGAGCTCCTGTGTTGGGAGGACAGCGCCGGGCACTGGCTGTATGAGTAG